A stretch of the Candidatus Jettenia sp. AMX2 genome encodes the following:
- a CDS encoding ABC transporter permease has translation MGIVKKVIFFGLLIGLWKLLFLMGIWPEYVLPSPFSVYRTLIHGFGNKTFLIGIAISMERIAIGYGIAIIIGILLGLLIGRIRIFEETLGSLIAGLQTLPTICWLPLALLWFGINDRAIIFLVAMGAVLSITIATESGVKNVPPLYVRAAKTMGAKGWKLYKEVIFPAALPHIITGMKQGWAYAWRSLLAAELLIVSLGLGHLLMIGRELNDMSRVIAVMIVLLVIGILVDRLFFIKVEKLIRERWGLAKA, from the coding sequence CCGGAGTATGTTCTTCCCTCTCCTTTTTCCGTATATAGAACATTAATCCATGGCTTCGGGAATAAAACCTTTCTTATTGGAATAGCAATCAGCATGGAAAGAATTGCCATTGGTTATGGAATTGCGATTATTATCGGTATTCTTTTAGGTCTGCTCATTGGGAGGATTCGAATTTTTGAAGAGACACTTGGCTCTTTGATTGCAGGTTTACAGACGTTACCAACTATTTGCTGGCTGCCCCTTGCGTTGCTCTGGTTTGGCATAAATGACAGGGCTATTATATTTTTAGTTGCTATGGGTGCTGTGCTTTCTATTACCATTGCAACGGAATCAGGGGTTAAAAACGTTCCACCTCTTTATGTCCGTGCAGCGAAGACCATGGGAGCAAAGGGATGGAAGTTATATAAAGAAGTAATTTTTCCTGCTGCCCTTCCTCATATTATTACCGGGATGAAGCAAGGTTGGGCTTATGCCTGGCGCTCATTACTGGCGGCGGAACTGTTGATTGTTAGTCTTGGATTAGGACATCTTTTGATGATCGGGCGCGAATTAAACGATATGAGCCGGGTTATTGCAGTGATGATTGTCCTCCTTGTTATCGGTATTCTGGTTGACCGGTTATTCTTTATTAAAGTGGAAAAACTTATACGGGAACGCTGGGGCCTTGCGAAGGCTTAG